The DNA window CTGCAGAGGATACTGAGACGTTTCACTTCCTTACAGGTGAGATGAGATCCAGACAAAACCTGAAACAACTACAGGGCCTTTCTTTACTAATAGCCATCTAACACTGAAACTTTAGTTACCTGGAATCTTATCAAAACCATTCACTTTTTTATCTATACTAAATATACCTCAGTTTCAATTTAAACCCTACCCTTCTGAGGTATTACAGTTTGAGTGTTGATCCACTGATCCTCTGAAAGATagtgtttctgctttttctacattctgctgtatttattgtgtttcGTTTGGCCTCATTGGTCTTAATAAGCCTGCCAGAAAAGTCCTCCCAATACATTCAAAACCTCAAACTACATACTAAAACAATCATATAgttcaggggtgggcaactggcggcccgggggccacatgtgGCCCCTATCAACCTtaaacgtggccctcaggttaattttttacatatcaattcattgaaaacatgatgaaatctgccatgaaatcatgaaaaccagaaatatgtccataataatatttgatcactggtatatgttgagttaatttgagacataattgactgttatcgtttttgtatcctacaatttggccctctggcagtgagaattcaatgaatgtggcccttgctgtgaccaaagttgcccatcacTGATATAGTTGAATCAAGCCCATGACTCTCTCTaaagtgttttctgtctgttatttaTCATAATTCAATGAAATGTATTATATCTTTTGTATTAATTTAGCAGCATAAGTAGTTACATTTACCATGATCTTGAATTTGATCTATACTATTTCAACCCTCCCTATTAATCATTGACTACATCATTCATAAGGCCGATAATAATTTGTCTCCTAGTTGTCTAATGTCATCAGATAATGTATGTTGGCAGCCTGTCCTGGCTCTTAAAAATACGTTATTCAAAACTTGATGGTTTAATCAAATTGGGACAATCAGGGATGACGTTGAACGCTTAAAGTAAGATGATGAGATGTGACGAGTTTGACAAATTGTCTTTTGAACTGACAGATATCCTGCCTAAGAAGATCTTGGCTCGAGATTACCTCAAGTCTTTGGAGGAAATGCAAGACGAGGAGGCCGACTTTTGAAGAAGGAAGCTGGCTGCATTCCACTTCTGGACAGATGttatcagatttaaaaaatgtgatttattgagAGAAACATGACTGCTGGCAGAGGAGAAACCCTAAACTTTGTAGATTCTTCTGAACAGATCGCCAGAGTTTAGCTGTAGGGTCCACTGGAGAAGtaagaaacagaagagaaaaaaacaagtagcacaaatgtgaaaaatcaaatgCAGCAACACAGAGTCTATGTGGATCTTAAAAGAAGTACCAAATCTTtgagataacttttttttttttaccagaaacaATATCATAAACAAACCAGCCTTAGATTAATCATAATGTAACCACCCTGTCTTTCCTAGTTTTGAATGAATCACCTTCCAGAAGACAACAcctctctgtttgttaaaaGAAATGCTGCACTCTACTATTACATCTGAATATTTGATGATTTCAGAACAATTGTGCGTTCAGCCTGTACTTCTTTACCTTTTTAATTTCATGCTTACAACAATCAGGAAGTGTAAATAGTTTGCCTTAACAGCTTGCAGATTTTTAGGCTAAGTCAAAGTAACACTATTTCCATCCTTTCCACTCAGCTGCAGCACTCATATCTCAACTGCTGATGCGCTCTGGCCTTTAAAATATTCTGAGAAACCTTTACAAGTAACTTCAAAGTGAAATGTGTGACGTTACTGATTCTAAGTTGTACATCGTTTTTCTTCAAGATATTGTCATGTTTGAGTTTTGACGGGTTTACTTGAAATGAGTTTGATCCACTCTAAAGTACAAATAcctcgtttttttccccctccagaTTAAGTACAAGGCGACTGAACGTGCTGTCTTTCCAAATGAGAACTCACACTGAGTCCCAACGGATGTGACTATTTAAAGTGTATATAACAGCTGACCACCTTATTTAGAATCTTCTTATGTACAAATAAAATTGTTTACGtttgatattaaaataaagattcatGATGTCTGAAATCATGTTGCTGCCTCATTGATTTTAGATACCTCTGGAGAGAGATATGCATCTATAAACAGGAAGGATgcgtgttgtgtgatgtgttaaAAACTGTTCCGGGGGGCGGGGCTCctgtcccgcatgtcattccctgcttTCTCCCCGATTTTCTGAtgtctactgtcctgtctctctaataaagggtgtaccccgcctctcgtccaatgaaAGCTGAGATCAGCTCCAACCAATGTGATGATgaatgggaaaagcggtatagattatggatggatggatgactgtTCTAAGGTTCACAAGTACTACATATCATTTAATTACATGTCCATATTGTACATAATCgcaaaaagaaatattttaaagatttaaaacatgTGCATCAAATCTTCCCTGATAAtgccagttttatttttcactgcTGATTCCAGGTTACACACGGTACTTAGGAAGGTTTATTGACGACACAGTGCATAATCTACTACAAAGTAGCATAATCCTGAGCATGCATGCATTAGCTACATGAAgatatatacatacagtacaaatGAGGGAAGTAGGAGCGGCAGCAGGTCCCTGTCTTTGTTACTGTTGGATGAGTTTGTTGAGTCGAAGCTGCATGTTGAGCAGATTCTTCTCTAATGTAGAAAAGTGATCCTCCAGGATGTTTGCTGTTTGCTCTCTTCCATCAATGGCACCCCTGGTGTTGGCCAGATTTCTCCTCAAGCTTTGAGGGAGGACAAACCACAAGTTTTCACTCTAATAATCAAAATATTTATTCCAGGAGTAGGAGTTTGTTCCGTCACATCTAACAGAGACACATCATTTAGTTTCAATGATTCTCTACAAGCATGTTAGTgccagagctgcagctctaCCAGATGTCTGAACAGATGACTGCTGGAAAACACTCGACATGACTCAGCTGCTTGTTATGATGGTGTTTCCACTCTTCAGCCCTGAAaccatgttgtgttttggtgaaAGAGCAACACCGACATGTCTGCTTCACTTACAGGGATTAAAGAACAATCCCACAGGCAGAAGCAGACCAGTATTAACCAACCCCCCCCAACCAGTCTCTGTGGGGCCTTTGTCTTATCTACATGTATTCTATAGAAATATAAAGACAACCTGTAATATACTGTCTGTACCAGCTCCAGTTCAACTTAACCATGTTGTTACCACCTACGCTGCAGataataatgttttgtttggaGGCAGTGTAGTAAAAAGATAATGACTGTATGGCTTTTCAACTGGAAAGAAAGTGTTAGAAAACTAGAGAAGGTTTTGTTTCTGCTAAAAATACGATGAACAAATTTAGCTCTTTTTTCCTACTCCTGTATAGTCACACAatctcttattttatttaatccaaCAAATGGTTCTTGGACTTTAGTTTCTCACCTGGTGAGCGCCCCCTGCTCCtgcccctccttcctcttctcctccagagAGACAAACACCTTCTCCATGGTCTGCATAGTTTCTACCACACTCTGGTGGTCCGACTGGATCCCCTGGACCTCCTCTCTAGCTTGGTGCTCATATGAGATCCCTCCGTCCTCCACCCCACTGGACGTGGAAACAGCCTGCAAGGCGGCCCTGTTCTGGAGAACCATCAGACGGGACCTGGCGAACTCCTCCGGCCCGACGATGTTCTCCCAGCAGATCGCAGAGGACGGCGGGAGCCAAAAGCGCTGGGAGCAGTTTACCGGTTTATCTGGGGTCTCTGTTATGAAGGGGCTGTCAGCGGGGAAGCTGCGCAGCAGGTGCAAAAGGGATGATCCAGAACCCCACTCCGAGTCCTCCAGCTCTGGTTCCCCAGACATGTGAAGCCCTGCCGCTCCTGTCCCCCCATCCccgaggaggagggagcagcaGAGGCAGAGCATGGCCCAGCTTAGTGCCCCCTGGAGCATCTCCAAACTGTCTGAAACATGAAGTATGAGGCTTTGTTAGGCtgctggaacacacacacacctacacacacacacccacacacacacacacacacacacacacacacacacacacacacacacacacacacacacacacacacacacacacacacacacacacacacacacacactgagacacagctgTGTGATTGCTGAAAATACAGTTGTTGGCTTCATGACAGACTTTATTTACTAAACATCTGATCTTCTCCTGTCAcaaagcttttgttttcttcacactTCAGGATCTCATCTCAACACATTAAACCCAAAGACtacttcatttaaataaaagcacaacaaccTTTTTTATTGAGCAACGATGACATAATCATGGAAGTATGTGCAAATACAAGACAGACGATTTTGCGCATGTTGAGAGATGACGCTTGTCCAGCAAAGATTTTAGACAGCATATTGTCAGCTTTTAAGTTTGATCAACTTTTAAATAAGTGTAAATAATTTGACGTTCAACTTTtgaggttaaaagaaaaaaaaaaaattaacatatAGACTAAATTCTCCATAATATTTTCTCCATCTAATAATATTTTCACATTAATCTTTGCGTCACAATAATATATGCACCTCATATTTAGGTGTTACTATTTACTtcgaggtttttttttcttcttcaggcaatccctccttttttttaacgagCTTTATTGTGTGCTAGCAGTTGGAATGAAAGTTTAAACTTGACGGGACACCACTACGTCTTACTTGCAACTTTTACTCCttacaatacatttatttaaacgtATTTTTCCTCCTTACTAAAAAAAACGCTTTCCGTTTTTATCTCGTGTAAGTAACGTGTCTTACCCTGCAAAGAAAATCccagcgaagaagaagaagctgtgtatgtgtgagtgctgcggctctcctcctgctgcctgaAGTCTTTGGAAAAACTGACTCTGCCTGCAGACTGTTACAGGCGAAATGAGTCACAGCTTTGTAGTCGTGTAGCAGCAGACTCAGGACAAAGCACTTTCCATCTGAGTGTGTGGAAAATGACTCTAAAGAAGGTAAAATACGCTTGTTAGGTTGGCTGGACTTAAATGTGCAAATAGCTATAACGCATGCTGTTC is part of the Labrus mixtus chromosome 16, fLabMix1.1, whole genome shotgun sequence genome and encodes:
- the si:ch211-57n23.1 gene encoding uncharacterized protein si:ch211-57n23.1; protein product: MLQGALSWAMLCLCCSLLLGDGGTGAAGLHMSGEPELEDSEWGSGSSLLHLLRSFPADSPFITETPDKPVNCSQRFWLPPSSAICWENIVGPEEFARSRLMVLQNRAALQAVSTSSGVEDGGISYEHQAREEVQGIQSDHQSVVETMQTMEKVFVSLEEKRKEGQEQGALTSLRRNLANTRGAIDGREQTANILEDHFSTLEKNLLNMQLRLNKLIQQ